The genome window CTGGTCGTCGCCACCTCGGCCATCGCGAGGCCCGGCGCAAGGCGACCGACGCAGCGCCCCTCGAACCACGCGACCTCGCCGATCGCCAGGATGTGCGGCTCGGAGGTGCGGCAGCGCTCATCGATCACGATGCCGCCTGCCGGCGCGACCTCGATCGATGCGTTGCGCGCGAGCTCGTCGCGCGGCCGCACTCCCACGGCGAACAGGACGACGTCGACCGGTTCGATCGACCCGTCATCGAGTTCCAGCGCACTCACGCCGACGGACGGCTCCGCGGTGATGCGGGTGGGGCGCACGCCCGAACGCACCTCGATGCCCCTCGCCTCCATCAACGCGGTGATCTCGCTCTCGTCGGACGGACCCAGCTGCGGGGAGGTGTGGTGTTCGGCGTGCGGGAAGACGCTCGGCTCGATGCCCATCGCGACCAGCGCATCAGCGGCGTCGAGCCCGAGCAGACCGCCTCCGATGATCGCGCCGCGAAGAGGCCGGCCGGCCACGCGCCCACGCGCGGCGGCATAGCGACCGAGTCGCTCCAGGTCGTCGAGTGTGCGATACGCGAAGCACCCGACGAGATCCGTGCCGTCGATCTCCTCGGGGGTGACCGCGTATGAACCCGTCGCGAGCACCAGGGTGTCGTAGCGGATCACCCGACGGGATCGCGTCGTCACCGTGCGTCCCGCGGTGTCGATGCGGAGGACGCGGTCGTCGGCGAGAAACCGCACCCGGAAGTCGTCGAAGACCGAACGGTCGAGCTCCAGCCCCTTCGACGTCCCACCGCGGACGAAGCCGGTCAGCTCCGTGCGGTCGTACGGGAGGGTTCCCTCATCGCCGATCACCGTGACGTGCATCGGCTTCTCAGCCCTGCCGATGAGGCTCTCGACGAATCGGTGCGCCACCATGCCCGCTCCGACGACCACGATCTCCTCGGTGGTGAGGATGGCCTCGTACATGCTGCTCCATTCGCCGGGGGACGTCGTGAAGGCGACGATAGGAGCACGGTGTTTCCCCCATGTGACGTGCAATGTCTCCTGCGTCGAACGTTCTGCTCACAGATCGGTAACGATCATTGCGAGAAGCGGCCACCACATCGGATGCCCCCTGGCGTACTAGGCTGAAGCTCGTCCTTTCCGCCTCCCGCGGGCCCTACCGCGCAAGGAGAATCACCGTGTCTGCCACAGAGCCGTCGAAGCCGACTCCCCCCGTTCCCACCCGACCCGCCGCGCCGCTGCCGCGGAAGCTGCCCAAGCCCGCCGCTGCCGCTCCGGCTGCCACCGCCGCGCCCGTCAGCGCGTCGTCTGCCGCAGACGCCGCCAAGTGGGGTCGTGTGTCCGAAGACGGCACGGTCGAGGTCCGCGAGGGCGAAGACTGGCGCGTCGTCGGGCAGTACCCCGACGGCACTCCCGACGAGGCACTCGCCTACTTCGTGCGCAAGTACGACGACATCGCTTTCAAGGTCCACGCCCTCGAGCAGCGCCATCAGTCCGGTGGCGCGTCCGCAGCCGATCTAGTGAAGCAGGCCGGTCATCTGCTCGACGAGGCGACGGGCGCCGCAGCGGTCGGTGATCTCGCCGGACTCCGCGAGCGGCTGAACACGCTGACCGCGTCGCTGTCGGAGGCGACCGCGCAGGAGGCCCAGCAGGCCAAGGAGCTCGTCGACCAGGCCGTCGCCGAGCGCACGGCACTGGTCGAGCGCGCCGAGGCGATCGCTGCGCGCGATCTGTCGAAGGTGCAGTGGAAGCAGGTCACGGCCGAGCTCGGCGAGCTCTTCGACGCCTGGCAGGCACATCAGCAGAACGGTCCTCGCCTGTCGAAGAGCGTGTCGCAGCAGCTCTGGAAGCGATTCCGTGACGCGCGCGGCACCGTCGACAAGGCACGCCGTGCCTTCTACTCCGAGCTGGACGACACGCACAAGATCGCCCGCGACGCCAAGACCCGTCTGGTCGAACGAGCCGAGGCCCTCGCCCCGCGCGGCGTCGACGGCATCCCGTCGTACCGGAATCTCCTCGACGAGTGGAAGGCCGCAGGCCGCGCTGGCCGCAAGGCGGACGACGCTCTCTGGGCACGGTTCAAGGCTGCCGGTGACGCGCTGTACGCGGCGCGCGCCGAGCAGTCCGCCGCGGAGGAAGCCGAGTCCGGTCCGAAGATCGAGGCGCGCCAGGCACTCCTCGAAGAGGCCAAAGCGGTTGCCGACGAGCCGAACATCAAGCGCGCCCGCGCGCTGCTCACGGGTATCCAGCGCCAGTGGGATGAACTCGGCCGCATCTTCCCCCGTGAGAAGGAGCGTGCACTCGACGATCGCCTGCGCACGATCGAACAGGCGCTCAAGGCTCGCGAAGAGGTCGACTGGAAGAAGAACAACCCCGAGACCAAGGCGCGCGCCAACGACATGAGCTCGCAGCTGCTCGAGGCCATCGAGAAGCTCGAGGCCGAGCTCGCCGCGGCAGAGAAGTCGGGCGACAAGAAGGCAGCCAAGACCGCAGCGGATGCTCTCGAAGCACGCCGCACCTGGCTCAGCGCGCTCGGAGGCTGACCCTCTCCACAGATCCACGGATCGACCCGGAACGCGGGATGCAACGCGCCAGACTGGCGGGATGCATCCCGCGTTCCTGTATCTGCCGGGTGGCCGGCTGACCGCCCCCGAACTCAGCGCTGCACGGCTCGACGGTCATCTCATCGAACTCGGTGAGGGGTACATCCCGGCCGATCTGGTCGAGAGTGCGAGTGCGCGAGCAGCTGCGGTCGCGACTCTCATCCCGGCGGACACCGCGGCGTCGGGACCGACGGCCGCGTGGATCCACGGTGCCGGTGACGCTCCCCCGGCCCGTCACCACGTCAGACGGGCGGTGCAGAGGCGGATCCGCCCCGCCGTTCCCGCGCGTGTCACCCTGCACGACACCGCGCTGCCCGCATCCGATCTCGTCTGGATCGGTGGAGTGCCGGTCATGACGCCCGCTCGCACGATGACCGACCTCGCACTCGGTCTCTACCGCGACGAGTCACTGCGACGTTGGATGGTGCTGCTGTCCCTCGTCGACCCGCAGCTGGTCTCCGAAGCCATCGCACATCTGGACGCACTGTCGCGAGTACCGGGAAAGCGCGCCGGCCGCGGAGCGCTCGAGAGGCTGCTCGTCAGGACGACGTGACGCGGTACACGTCGTAGACCGCGTCGATGCGTCGCACGGCGTTCAGTACCCGATCGAGGTGCACGGCGTCACCCATCTCGAACACGAAACGGCTGATCGCGAGGCGCTCGTCGGTCGTGCTGACCGTCGCCGAGAGGATGTTGACGTGGTGCTCGCTGAGCACGCGGGTGACGTCTGAGAGCAGGCCCGACCTGTCCAGCGCTTCGACCTGGATCTGCACGCGGAAGACGCTCTTCGTCGTCGGCGCCCAGGACACCTCGACGAAGCGATCTTCCTCGCCGGCGAGGGCCTTCACGTTCGGGCAGTCCGTGCGGTGCACCGAGACGCCGCTTCCGCGCGTCACGAACCCCACGATCTCGTCACCGGGAACGGGCGTGCAGCACTTGGCGACCTTGACGAGGATGTCGGAAGCCCCTCGCACCAGCACGCCCGAGTCACCGGCACGCGGCTCTCGCGACGGCATGCTGCCCGGGAGATCGATCGGACCGGTGGCCGGGTCTGTCGCGGCGACGAGTGCAGTGACCTTCTCGAGCACCGACTGCGTCGAGACATGGCCTTCTCCGACCGCCGCGTAGAGCGCCGAGACGTCTTCATAGCGGAGCTGGTGGGCGACCTCGGCGAACGAATCCTGGCTCATCAGACGTTGCAAGGGCATGTTCTGTCGGCGCATCGCGCGCGCGATCGCTTCCTTGCCCTGCTCGATCGCCTCTTCGCGGCGCTCCTTCGTGAACCACCCGCGGATCTTGTTCCTGGCGCGGGTGCTCTTGACGAAGCCGAGCCAGTCCTGACTCGGACCGGCGTCAGGGTTCTTCGAGGTGAATACCTCGACGACATCACCGCTCTTGAGTTCGGACTCCAGCGGCACGAGGCGCCCATTGACCTTGGAACCCATCGTGCGGTGGCCGATCTCGGTGTGCACGGCGTAGGCGAAGTCGACGGGAGTCGCGCCGGCGGGGAGCCCGACCACGCGTCCCTTCGGTGTGAAGACGTAGACCTCCTTCGCCCCGATCTCGAAGCGGAGGGAGTCCAGGAACTCACCGGGATCGGCGGTCTCGGCCTGCCAGTCCGAGATGTGCGCGAGCCAGGCCATGTCGCTGTCCGACGCGCGAACCTCGGCCTTGCCGCCGTTCATGCGCTCTTTGTACATCCAGTGGGCCGCGACGCCGTACTCAGCCTGCTGGTGCATCTCGTGCGTGCGGATCTGGATCTCGACCGTGCGCCCCGACGGACCGATCACGGTCGTGTGCAGGGACTGGTAGAGGTTGAACTTCGGGGTCGCGATGTAATCCTTGAAACGACCGGGGAGCGGTGTCCAGCGGGCGTGGATAGCACCGAGAACGGCATAGCAGTCGCGCACGGACGCGACCAGCACGCGGATGCCGATCAGGTCGTAGATGTCGTCGAACTCGCGGCCGCGGACCACCATCTTCTGGTAGACGGAGTACAGCTGCTTCGGACGCCCGACGACCTTGCCGCGGATGCGCAGATCCCTCAGGTCCTCGTCGATCTCCTCGACGACCTGAGCGAGGTACTTCTCGCGCTGCGGAGTGCGCTGAGCGATCAGATTGTGGATCTCGTTGTAGATCTTCGGATGCAGCACGGCGAAGGACAGATCTTCGAGCTCCGACTTGATCGCCTGGATGCCGAGGCGATTGGCCAGCGGCGCGTAGATCTCGAGCGTCTCCTTGGCCTTCTTCGCCGCCTTCTCGGGCGGCACGAAGCCCCAGGTCCGCGCGTTGTGCAGCCGGTCGGCGAGCTTGATGAGCAGCACGCGGATGTCCTTCGACATCGCGACGATCATCTTGCGAACGGTCTCGGCCTGCGCGCTCTCGCCGTACTTGACCTTGTCGAGCTTGGTCACGCCGTCGACGAGCATGGCGACCTCGTCGCCGAACTCGGCGGTGAGGTCGGTGAGCGCGTAGCCGGTGTCCTCCACGGTGTCGTGCAGGAGTGCCGCCGCGATGGCTCGAGGACCGAGGCCCATCTCTGCGAGGATCTGGGCGACGGCGAGCGGGTGCGTGATGTACGGCTCACCGCTCTGGCGCTGCTGACCCGTGTGCTTGTCCTTCGCCACGGTGTAGGCACGCTCGATGACCGCGAGATCACCCCGTGGATGGTTCGCACGCACGGTGCGGATCAGGTTGTCGAGGTCGTTGACCCTGGGCGCGCGGGAGAAGATGCGGGGAACCAGTCGTCTCAGGCTGGATCCCTGCGACGCCGTCTGCGGTTCCGCCATCCGCTCACCTCCGAATCACAACAGCTTACGCGTGCTCTGCGGGGTGCGGCCCCGTAGAACGGGAACGATCAGGCCTCTGCAGTTGCCTTCTCGCGGGACTCGCGCACCTTCTCGTCACGGGCCTTGATCTGCGGCTCGTTCTCGCGGAAGAGCGAGTAGAGCGGGGCGGCGACGAAGAGGGTCGAGTACGTGGCCACCAGGATGCCGACGAAGATCGACAGCGAGATGTCGGTCAGCGACTCGGCACCGAGCCAGAAGGCTCCGATGAAGAGCACAGCGCCCACCGGCAGCGCGGCCACCACCGAGGTGTTGATCGATCGCACGAGTGTCTGGTTGACCGCCAGGTTGACCGATTCGCCGAAGGTCCGAGAGGAATTCTCGCCGTCTTCCGTGGTGTTCTCGCGGATCTTGTCGAACACGACGGTGGTGTCGTACAGCGAGTACGCGAGGATCGTCAGGAAGCCGATGACGGCGGCGGGCGAGATCTCGAAGCCGGCCAGCGCGTACACGCCCACCGTGATCACGAGCACGTCGAGCAGGCCGATGATCGCGGCAGCCGACATCTTCCAGGTGCGGAAGTAGATCGCGAGAATCAGGAATGTCAAAGCGAGGAAGATCGCGAGCCCCCACAACGACTGCTTCGTGACGTTCTCCCCCCAGGCCGGGCCGATGAACGACGATGTGACGCTCTCGGGCTCGACGCCATAGGCCTCCGCCAGCGCTTCGGAGACCTGCTGGGTCTCCTCCGCGCTCATCTGGTCGGTCTGCACGCGGATGTCGCTGCCGCTGATGACGACCACCTTGGTCGCAGCACCCGGCACGACGGACTGCACGGCATCCGTCGCGGTCTGCTGCTCGGTGGAGTCCGGCGCCTGGACCGTGAACTGCGATCCTCCGGTGAATTCGATCGAGAACTGGATCGGCCGGATCAGCGGCACGAGAGCAGAGCCCACGACGAGGATGATCGCGATGATGAACCACAGTCGGCGCTTCGCGACGAACGGGAAGGACGTCTTGCCCGTGTAGAGATTGTTTCCGAATTCGTTCATGGAAGCCATCACGCGTCCCCCTCACTTCCGGTGCTGGTGGATCTCTCACCGGCGAGTGCTTCGGCGCGCTTGCGCTCTGCGATGGTCTGGCGGCGATCTGCCTCGCCCCGTGAACGGGCGTTCTTCGCTCCCCGACCGGCCGTGGCCGTCGAGACCTGGCGGAACTGCGAGCGGCTGCGGTATACGGCCCCGAGCGACTCAGGATCGAGGCCCGAGAGCTTGTGGCCACCGCCGAAGAACTTCGTCCTCGCGAGCAGCTGCATCACGGGGTGCGTGAAGATCACGAAGATGAACACGTCGATGAGGGTGGTGAGACCCAGCGTGAACGCGAAGCCCTTCACTGTGGCGTCCGCGAGGATGTACAGCACCACGGCCGCAAGGATGTTGATCGATTTCGAGATGTAGATCGTGCGCTTGGCTCTGCCCCAGCCGTCTTCGACCGCCGAGGTGATCGATTTGCCGTCACGGAGCTCGTCTCGGATTCGCTCGAAGTACACGATGAACGAGTCGGCCGTGAATCCGATCGAGACGATCAGACCCGCGACACCGGCGAGCGAGAGGCGGAAGCCGAGTCGCCACGCCAGGATGCAGATGATGACGTACGTGAGCACGGCCATCACCGCGATCGATGCGATGATCACCGAACCGAGCGCTCGATAGACGATGAGCGAGTAGATCGCGACGAGCGCCAGACCGATGAGACCGGCGATGAGACCGATCTGCAGCTGCTGGGTGCCGAGGGTCGCCGAGATCGTGTCCGAGCTCTGCACCGTGAAGCTCAACGGCAGAGCACCGAACTTCAGCTGATCGGCGAGAGTGGTCGCCGTCTCCTGCGTGAAGTCGCCCGAGATGCTGGGGCGACCGTCGAGGATCTGCCCGTTCATCCGCGGTGCGCTGATCACGGAGCCGTCGAGGACGAAGGCGAACTGGTCGCGAGGCGACAGGCCGTCGAGACGGTTCTGGTTGAGACGCGTGCTGACCTTGCCGAATGCCTCGGTGCCGTCACCGTTCATGGTGAGCTGCACGAGCCAGGCACCGGACTTCGGGTCGCGCCCCGCCGTGGCGTCCGTGATCGCCGTTCCGGTGAGCTCCGTCGGGCCGAGCAGGTACTTCGCCTGTCCGGTCGGATCGCACGCGATCAGCGGCTTGTCCTGCGGGGCACGGGAAGGGTCGTTCTCGGGATTCGTGCAGTCGTAGGCCTGGAACTCGGCGGCGAGCTTGTCAGTGACCCAGGACAGGTCGCTCGCGTCTGTCGGCTCGGCCGTCGGAGTATCGCTGAGCGAGTCGTCCGGCGTCGGGAACGCGGTCTCGTTGCCGTCTTCGCCCACGAAGGTGTTCGCCCCTGCGGTCGTGGCGAGCACGGGGCGGAACTCGAGCTGGGCGCTCGACTGGATGCGCTCACGGGTCTGCTGGTCGGCGACGCCCGGGATCTGGACGACGATGTTGCGCCCGCCCTCGGTCGTGATGTCGGCCTCGGCCACGCCAGAGGCGTCGACGCGCTGACGGATGATCGCCGCCGCCTGGTCGAGCTGCTCCGACGAGGGCGCCGCTCCGTCCTCGGTCTCGGCGCTGAGTACGATCTGCGTTCCGCCCTGGAGATCCAGCGCGAGCTCAGGCGCCCAGGAACTCTGCTTGAAGACGTAGACGCCCAGTGCGTTGATGCCGAAGAGGAGGCCCGTCACCAGGACGAGACCGAGAAGGACTCGCCAGGCGTGACGGACCGGGGAAGAAGTGGCCACGTGTGATCAGCTTTCTTAGATGCCGGAGTGCCGAGGTGGTGCAGCGGTGAAGACTACTTGTCGTCGGCGTCGCGCTCGAGACGACGACGGGTCTCCTCGGTGGTCTCGATCGCCGGAGCGTCGTCGAGAGGTGCGTCGTCGACCACGACGACCGAGTCGTCGACCTCGTCGATGACGGCGTCCTTGGGCTCCACGATGCGGAGGATGGCCTGGCTGTGCACCTCGATGACCGTGCCGGGAGCGATCTCGACGAGCGCGGGCGAGTCGAGGTCATCGTGGTCGTAGGCCACGATCGTGCCGTAGATGCCGCCCTGGAGCAGCACCTTCACACCGGGGACCGTCTTGGTCGCCTTCTCTTCCTGCTCCGCCTTCATCTGCTTCTGGCGCTTGCGTCCGTTGACGAACATGAAGACGACGAGCACGGCGAGAAGGCCGAAGAGGAGGATTTCCATGGGCATGGTGGCAGGGGGCCTTTCTCAGGTGCGCACACCGGAAGAGGGCGCGCAGTTCTATCGGGGGAAGTCTTCAGTGATTATAGGTCATCGAGGCGAAGGGCCCCGTCCGGGTGCGCCACGCCGAGGTGTGCGTAGGCCTCCGGCATCGCGACGCGCCCTCGGGGCGTACGCCCGAGGAAACCGATCCGCACGAGGTACGGCTCGACGACGCTCTCGACAGTCTCGGCCTCCTCGCCGACCGCGACCGCGAGCGTGCTCAGGCCCACGGGGCCTCCGCGGAATCGTCGCACGAGGGCCTCGAGAACGGCTCTGTCGAGCCGATCGAGACCGATGGGATCGACGTCGTAGAGTTCCAAGGCCGCCTGCACGCCCTCGAGCGTCGCCGCTCCTCCCCCGTGCACGAGGGCGTAGTCCCGCACGCGCCGCAGCAGCCGGTTCGCGATACGGGGCGTCCCTCGCGACCGACGGGCTATCTCGGAGAGCGAGTCACGGGGGACGTCTACCCCGAGCACCTGCGCCGAGCGATCGATGACCCGCTCGAGATCGGACTCGTCGTAGAACTCGAGGTGGCCCGTGAAGCCGAAGCGGTCGCGCAGCGGATTGGGCAGCAGGCCCGAGCGGGTCGTCGCTCCGACCAGGGTGAACGGCGCGAGCTCCAGCGGGATGCTCGTCGCCCCCGCCCCCTTGCCCACCATTATGTCGATGCGGAAGTCCTCCATCGCGAGGTACAGCATCTCTTCCGCAGAGCGCGCCATGCGGTGGATCTCGTCGATGAACAGCACCTCGCCGGGCACCAGGCTCGACAGCAGCGCCGCGAGATCGCCGGCGTGCTGGATCGCGGGACCGCTCGAGAGCCGGAGAGGGCGCTCACTCTCATGAGCGACGATCATCGCGAGCGTGGTCTTGCCGAGTCCGGGAGGACCCGCGAGCAGGATGTGGTCGGGAGGCCGGTTCTGGATGCGCGCTGCGTCGAGCAGCAGCTGCAGCTGACCGCGCACCTTCTGCTGGCCGACGAACTCGCCGAGACTCGTCGGGCGCAGTGCGCCTTCGATCGCAAGCTCCGTGTCGTCGGAGGGCTCCGTGGCGTCGAGGGCGTCAGACACGCGC of Microbacterium sp. LWH13-1.2 contains these proteins:
- a CDS encoding preprotein translocase subunit YajC → MPMEILLFGLLAVLVVFMFVNGRKRQKQMKAEQEEKATKTVPGVKVLLQGGIYGTIVAYDHDDLDSPALVEIAPGTVIEVHSQAILRIVEPKDAVIDEVDDSVVVVDDAPLDDAPAIETTEETRRRLERDADDK
- the secD gene encoding protein translocase subunit SecD, whose protein sequence is MATSSPVRHAWRVLLGLVLVTGLLFGINALGVYVFKQSSWAPELALDLQGGTQIVLSAETEDGAAPSSEQLDQAAAIIRQRVDASGVAEADITTEGGRNIVVQIPGVADQQTRERIQSSAQLEFRPVLATTAGANTFVGEDGNETAFPTPDDSLSDTPTAEPTDASDLSWVTDKLAAEFQAYDCTNPENDPSRAPQDKPLIACDPTGQAKYLLGPTELTGTAITDATAGRDPKSGAWLVQLTMNGDGTEAFGKVSTRLNQNRLDGLSPRDQFAFVLDGSVISAPRMNGQILDGRPSISGDFTQETATTLADQLKFGALPLSFTVQSSDTISATLGTQQLQIGLIAGLIGLALVAIYSLIVYRALGSVIIASIAVMAVLTYVIICILAWRLGFRLSLAGVAGLIVSIGFTADSFIVYFERIRDELRDGKSITSAVEDGWGRAKRTIYISKSINILAAVVLYILADATVKGFAFTLGLTTLIDVFIFVIFTHPVMQLLARTKFFGGGHKLSGLDPESLGAVYRSRSQFRQVSTATAGRGAKNARSRGEADRRQTIAERKRAEALAGERSTSTGSEGDA
- a CDS encoding type IV toxin-antitoxin system AbiEi family antitoxin, with product MHPAFLYLPGGRLTAPELSAARLDGHLIELGEGYIPADLVESASARAAAVATLIPADTAASGPTAAWIHGAGDAPPARHHVRRAVQRRIRPAVPARVTLHDTALPASDLVWIGGVPVMTPARTMTDLALGLYRDESLRRWMVLLSLVDPQLVSEAIAHLDALSRVPGKRAGRGALERLLVRTT
- a CDS encoding FAD-dependent oxidoreductase; the protein is MYEAILTTEEIVVVGAGMVAHRFVESLIGRAEKPMHVTVIGDEGTLPYDRTELTGFVRGGTSKGLELDRSVFDDFRVRFLADDRVLRIDTAGRTVTTRSRRVIRYDTLVLATGSYAVTPEEIDGTDLVGCFAYRTLDDLERLGRYAAARGRVAGRPLRGAIIGGGLLGLDAADALVAMGIEPSVFPHAEHHTSPQLGPSDESEITALMEARGIEVRSGVRPTRITAEPSVGVSALELDDGSIEPVDVVLFAVGVRPRDELARNASIEVAPAGGIVIDERCRTSEPHILAIGEVAWFEGRCVGRLAPGLAMAEVATTRVLGGDAILRSQADPSMLGLRSVRIADIGESGTADPEAQEWNISSSRAGGSGITAGRTPRVRALQAI
- a CDS encoding DUF349 domain-containing protein, producing MSATEPSKPTPPVPTRPAAPLPRKLPKPAAAAPAATAAPVSASSAADAAKWGRVSEDGTVEVREGEDWRVVGQYPDGTPDEALAYFVRKYDDIAFKVHALEQRHQSGGASAADLVKQAGHLLDEATGAAAVGDLAGLRERLNTLTASLSEATAQEAQQAKELVDQAVAERTALVERAEAIAARDLSKVQWKQVTAELGELFDAWQAHQQNGPRLSKSVSQQLWKRFRDARGTVDKARRAFYSELDDTHKIARDAKTRLVERAEALAPRGVDGIPSYRNLLDEWKAAGRAGRKADDALWARFKAAGDALYAARAEQSAAEEAESGPKIEARQALLEEAKAVADEPNIKRARALLTGIQRQWDELGRIFPREKERALDDRLRTIEQALKAREEVDWKKNNPETKARANDMSSQLLEAIEKLEAELAAAEKSGDKKAAKTAADALEARRTWLSALGG
- a CDS encoding bifunctional (p)ppGpp synthetase/guanosine-3',5'-bis(diphosphate) 3'-pyrophosphohydrolase → MAEPQTASQGSSLRRLVPRIFSRAPRVNDLDNLIRTVRANHPRGDLAVIERAYTVAKDKHTGQQRQSGEPYITHPLAVAQILAEMGLGPRAIAAALLHDTVEDTGYALTDLTAEFGDEVAMLVDGVTKLDKVKYGESAQAETVRKMIVAMSKDIRVLLIKLADRLHNARTWGFVPPEKAAKKAKETLEIYAPLANRLGIQAIKSELEDLSFAVLHPKIYNEIHNLIAQRTPQREKYLAQVVEEIDEDLRDLRIRGKVVGRPKQLYSVYQKMVVRGREFDDIYDLIGIRVLVASVRDCYAVLGAIHARWTPLPGRFKDYIATPKFNLYQSLHTTVIGPSGRTVEIQIRTHEMHQQAEYGVAAHWMYKERMNGGKAEVRASDSDMAWLAHISDWQAETADPGEFLDSLRFEIGAKEVYVFTPKGRVVGLPAGATPVDFAYAVHTEIGHRTMGSKVNGRLVPLESELKSGDVVEVFTSKNPDAGPSQDWLGFVKSTRARNKIRGWFTKERREEAIEQGKEAIARAMRRQNMPLQRLMSQDSFAEVAHQLRYEDVSALYAAVGEGHVSTQSVLEKVTALVAATDPATGPIDLPGSMPSREPRAGDSGVLVRGASDILVKVAKCCTPVPGDEIVGFVTRGSGVSVHRTDCPNVKALAGEEDRFVEVSWAPTTKSVFRVQIQVEALDRSGLLSDVTRVLSEHHVNILSATVSTTDERLAISRFVFEMGDAVHLDRVLNAVRRIDAVYDVYRVTSS
- the ruvB gene encoding Holliday junction branch migration DNA helicase RuvB, which encodes MSDALDATEPSDDTELAIEGALRPTSLGEFVGQQKVRGQLQLLLDAARIQNRPPDHILLAGPPGLGKTTLAMIVAHESERPLRLSSGPAIQHAGDLAALLSSLVPGEVLFIDEIHRMARSAEEMLYLAMEDFRIDIMVGKGAGATSIPLELAPFTLVGATTRSGLLPNPLRDRFGFTGHLEFYDESDLERVIDRSAQVLGVDVPRDSLSEIARRSRGTPRIANRLLRRVRDYALVHGGGAATLEGVQAALELYDVDPIGLDRLDRAVLEALVRRFRGGPVGLSTLAVAVGEEAETVESVVEPYLVRIGFLGRTPRGRVAMPEAYAHLGVAHPDGALRLDDL
- the secF gene encoding protein translocase subunit SecF: MASMNEFGNNLYTGKTSFPFVAKRRLWFIIAIILVVGSALVPLIRPIQFSIEFTGGSQFTVQAPDSTEQQTATDAVQSVVPGAATKVVVISGSDIRVQTDQMSAEETQQVSEALAEAYGVEPESVTSSFIGPAWGENVTKQSLWGLAIFLALTFLILAIYFRTWKMSAAAIIGLLDVLVITVGVYALAGFEISPAAVIGFLTILAYSLYDTTVVFDKIRENTTEDGENSSRTFGESVNLAVNQTLVRSINTSVVAALPVGAVLFIGAFWLGAESLTDISLSIFVGILVATYSTLFVAAPLYSLFRENEPQIKARDEKVRESREKATAEA